A genomic stretch from Sulfobacillus thermosulfidooxidans includes:
- a CDS encoding glucosamine-6-phosphate deaminase encodes MEILIFSTQDEASEWAASMVVPLFLTQRLVRLGLATGNTMIPVYHAVIQQLGAIKGPMTRHVETFNLDEYWPIAPEHPGSFSAFMHQYLFSQITPYLHQVHFLQGNTRDPDTECQRFEALLNAQPLDCQLLGLGVNGHIGFNEPGTSFASRTRKVRLSRSTIHRNSRQFPGVVPSEALTMGIANIMEAKQILLMAWGPEKRAVLTRAVRGPVGEDCPASVLQTHPNVMVITDAEAGKHLLTADPFTA; translated from the coding sequence ATGGAAATACTTATTTTTTCTACGCAAGATGAGGCTAGTGAGTGGGCGGCATCCATGGTAGTGCCGCTCTTTTTGACACAAAGATTGGTGCGTCTCGGCCTTGCTACTGGGAACACGATGATTCCCGTGTATCACGCTGTGATTCAGCAACTTGGGGCCATTAAAGGCCCCATGACAAGACATGTGGAGACATTTAACTTGGATGAATATTGGCCGATTGCCCCGGAGCATCCTGGGAGTTTTTCCGCTTTTATGCATCAGTATTTGTTTTCGCAGATTACTCCCTATTTGCACCAGGTGCATTTTCTGCAAGGAAACACACGGGACCCGGACACAGAATGTCAACGCTTTGAGGCCCTGTTGAATGCGCAGCCTTTGGACTGTCAATTACTGGGTCTGGGTGTGAATGGGCACATCGGGTTTAATGAGCCGGGGACCTCCTTTGCGAGTCGGACACGCAAAGTGCGTCTGTCGCGTTCGACGATTCACCGCAATAGCCGGCAATTCCCTGGGGTCGTCCCCTCCGAAGCGCTGACCATGGGTATCGCCAATATCATGGAGGCGAAACAGATCCTGCTCATGGCGTGGGGGCCCGAAAAGCGGGCCGTCTTGACCCGCGCTGTGCGGGGACCTGTTGGGGAAGACTGCCCTGCCAGTGTTTTGCAAACCCATCCGAACGTGATGGTGATTACCGACGCGGAGGCAGGGAAACATCTGCTCACCGCAGACCCATTCACGGCCTGA
- a CDS encoding helix-turn-helix domain-containing protein, producing MIQQMKVLQAQGYTVSDIADSLGCDRKTVRTYLQRRIFPRLPL from the coding sequence ATGATTCAACAAATGAAGGTCTTGCAGGCGCAGGGATATACGGTATCGGATATCGCCGACTCCCTCGGATGTGATCGCAAGACGGTGCGGACATACCTACAGCGACGGATTTTTCCCCGGCTCCCCCTGTGA
- a CDS encoding 1-phosphofructokinase family hexose kinase: protein MIYAVTFNPSWDVVLRLPTALYRGHTYNRVSWTGYAGGKGNNVARAIQQLGGEVTAVGFYGGAIGDWIRHALAAQQIPYLAEPTTDSSRICLSLLDNQQVTEIRGEGPWVSPETSQALLRQVRNRLQPQDWVTISGSLPPGLSADDITQWVHTLRPHCQGIIADLAGDPLIAAWEAGVRAICPNRQEYEQLPAGVLSSRSQHRVITRGAEGVLWYPAEGDIPQTIRAPHVPVRNPVGAGDVLVGALVHALSLQQSWSDALVYAVRAASASVVTEGVAEIDRNVLAQLESP, encoded by the coding sequence ATGATTTATGCGGTCACCTTTAATCCCTCCTGGGATGTGGTCCTCCGGTTACCCACGGCCCTATATCGGGGTCATACGTACAACCGGGTGTCCTGGACAGGGTATGCCGGAGGCAAAGGCAACAACGTGGCCCGGGCCATTCAACAACTCGGTGGAGAGGTGACCGCTGTGGGATTTTATGGGGGAGCCATCGGGGACTGGATTCGGCACGCCTTAGCCGCACAACAGATCCCGTATCTCGCCGAACCCACGACAGACTCTTCCCGGATTTGTCTCAGTCTCTTAGACAATCAGCAGGTGACCGAAATTCGTGGAGAAGGTCCCTGGGTTTCTCCGGAAACGAGTCAGGCCCTGTTACGTCAGGTGCGTAATCGTTTGCAACCGCAAGACTGGGTCACGATTTCTGGCAGTCTGCCCCCGGGATTGTCGGCAGACGATATCACCCAATGGGTCCACACCCTCCGTCCACACTGCCAAGGGATTATCGCCGACCTCGCTGGAGACCCTTTAATCGCAGCGTGGGAAGCCGGGGTGAGGGCCATTTGTCCCAATCGGCAAGAATATGAGCAACTGCCCGCGGGTGTCTTAAGTTCCCGATCCCAACATCGCGTCATCACGCGAGGAGCCGAGGGCGTCCTGTGGTATCCTGCAGAGGGGGATATCCCGCAAACTATTCGGGCCCCTCACGTGCCCGTGCGGAATCCCGTGGGAGCGGGCGATGTGTTGGTCGGCGCGTTGGTGCACGCTTTGTCCCTGCAGCAATCCTGGTCGGACGCGCTCGTTTATGCGGTGAGGGCGGCATCCGCCAGTGTCGTCACCGAAGGCGTCGCCGAAATTGATCGGAATGTCTTGGCACAACTCGAGTCCCCCTGA
- a CDS encoding polysaccharide deacetylase family protein, with amino-acid sequence MIIGFGAADEIAARPHPAPATAAPIIRQAMTPHKVVALTFDDGPNPRWTPKVLAVLHKDHVHATFFIIGSHALRHPTLVRDEQRAGMDVESHGHQHLILRHRTAAEVRQEVEYNAHILESLGVPHPTLYRLPGGAANPVALQVLGQMGYRVIGWSIDPRDWQHRYSASQMVHRIATQIHPGAIIIFHDGPNGSQATVDTVTQIIPDLRRDGYRFLTVPQLLQDEAPAQHRSTAVPSASVFP; translated from the coding sequence ATGATAATCGGATTCGGGGCGGCGGACGAGATCGCCGCTAGGCCCCATCCCGCTCCCGCGACCGCTGCGCCCATTATCCGTCAGGCGATGACGCCTCATAAGGTGGTCGCGCTCACCTTTGATGATGGTCCGAATCCCCGTTGGACCCCCAAAGTCTTAGCCGTGTTGCACAAAGATCACGTGCACGCGACGTTCTTTATCATTGGCTCTCATGCGTTGCGTCATCCTACCTTAGTGCGCGACGAACAGCGAGCGGGGATGGACGTGGAAAGCCATGGACACCAGCACCTCATTCTCCGTCATCGGACGGCGGCAGAGGTTCGTCAAGAAGTCGAGTATAACGCACACATCCTGGAATCCTTGGGCGTCCCTCATCCCACGTTGTACCGCCTGCCGGGCGGGGCAGCAAATCCTGTCGCGTTGCAGGTGTTGGGGCAAATGGGTTATCGCGTCATTGGCTGGAGCATCGATCCCCGCGATTGGCAACACCGGTATAGCGCATCCCAAATGGTTCATCGGATCGCAACCCAGATTCATCCCGGTGCCATAATCATCTTTCACGATGGGCCGAACGGTTCCCAAGCCACGGTGGATACCGTGACCCAGATTATTCCGGATCTCAGGCGCGACGGATACCGCTTTCTCACGGTTCCCCAACTGTTACAGGACGAAGCGCCAGCTCAACACCGTTCCACGGCAGTTCCGTCCGCTAGCGTGTTCCCATAA
- a CDS encoding carbohydrate ABC transporter permease, translating to MNTARFWYQLLLPKMTLFGLFIVLPTMLALFIAMSHVTPGHLTWVGLKNFSDVVRDRTFWTSVRNTLIYTVVTTPVVIGTAFILSNLLMTLPDFWRSVFRAVFYLPSVTAVVVMALVWAWIYDDSSGLLNGLLRAVHLHGIGWLVNPHLALWSIMLMTILTPPGMGIVLYMSQLGSIPAGYYEAAELDGAGTWAKFRYITWPMVMPTTLYLAVMHTIAAFQIFTAIYVMTGGGPGNATLTIVGEIYDKGFQYFELGHAGAEAILLGLVIAIFSYVQFKVLGRHVEY from the coding sequence ATGAACACCGCGCGGTTTTGGTATCAGCTACTGCTTCCGAAAATGACGTTATTTGGTCTCTTCATTGTGCTGCCCACCATGTTGGCCCTCTTTATTGCGATGAGTCATGTGACACCCGGTCATTTGACATGGGTAGGCCTAAAAAATTTTTCGGACGTTGTGCGTGATCGCACCTTTTGGACATCGGTGCGGAACACCCTGATTTATACGGTAGTGACGACGCCAGTGGTTATCGGCACCGCGTTCATCCTATCCAACTTGCTGATGACCTTGCCTGACTTCTGGCGATCGGTGTTCCGGGCCGTGTTTTATCTTCCGTCCGTTACTGCGGTTGTCGTGATGGCGCTGGTCTGGGCGTGGATTTACGATGATTCCAGTGGGTTACTGAACGGCCTTCTTCGCGCAGTGCATCTTCACGGTATTGGATGGCTCGTAAATCCACACTTGGCATTATGGAGCATCATGTTGATGACGATTTTGACGCCTCCCGGGATGGGGATCGTGTTGTACATGTCTCAGTTAGGATCAATTCCTGCAGGCTATTATGAAGCCGCTGAACTTGATGGAGCCGGTACATGGGCTAAGTTTCGCTATATTACCTGGCCCATGGTGATGCCCACCACGCTATACCTCGCCGTCATGCATACCATTGCAGCGTTTCAAATTTTCACCGCCATCTACGTAATGACGGGCGGTGGCCCTGGCAACGCGACGTTGACGATTGTCGGAGAAATTTATGACAAGGGATTTCAGTATTTCGAACTGGGCCACGCGGGCGCGGAGGCAATATTACTGGGCCTGGTGATTGCGATATTTAGCTATGTGCAATTTAAGGTGTTGGGACGCCATGTTGAATACTAG
- a CDS encoding ROK family protein, with amino-acid sequence MRERSFVLGMDFGGTKMALATADDTGTILHRADIPTLPDAQEAVSRALEVAHQLIDCTRTQYQSQLRRVGVATMGITRDSGVLLAPNVAGWRELRLPQLLHAAFPGIPVLIANDVKSAALAEFKWGALQGMDPGLYVNLGTGIAVALIASGRIIQGAHGASGEIAYNPLTEHDVYGVRDDVAPLEERVGGRAIQRRAHDELGWGLGAGDLLRRAQRDPSVRIWLEPILRTLSFQLTHLVIALDPARVVIGGGLATVHEVIFPYLRQSLNSFVPFPPELVTAHFARDAGLMGAIALALDGAQAVQGG; translated from the coding sequence ATGAGAGAACGGTCCTTTGTGCTCGGGATGGATTTTGGGGGAACGAAAATGGCACTGGCGACAGCTGATGACACCGGAACGATCCTGCACAGAGCGGATATTCCGACCTTGCCCGATGCTCAAGAGGCGGTATCGCGAGCCCTTGAGGTAGCGCACCAGCTGATTGATTGTACGAGAACCCAATACCAGTCCCAACTCCGGCGTGTCGGGGTTGCGACGATGGGGATTACACGGGATAGCGGAGTGCTGTTAGCACCAAATGTAGCCGGGTGGCGTGAATTGCGATTACCTCAGTTGCTGCATGCGGCATTCCCTGGCATACCGGTTCTGATTGCCAACGATGTTAAAAGTGCTGCGTTGGCCGAGTTCAAATGGGGCGCTTTACAAGGGATGGATCCGGGACTGTATGTTAATCTGGGAACAGGGATTGCCGTGGCGTTGATTGCCTCTGGACGGATTATTCAAGGGGCTCATGGTGCCAGCGGAGAAATTGCATATAATCCACTGACAGAACACGACGTCTATGGCGTGCGCGACGACGTGGCGCCTCTAGAGGAGCGAGTGGGAGGCCGGGCGATTCAACGTCGAGCCCACGATGAATTGGGGTGGGGGCTCGGAGCCGGTGATCTCTTGCGTCGAGCCCAACGTGATCCATCCGTTCGGATATGGCTTGAACCGATATTACGCACATTGTCGTTCCAATTAACGCATTTAGTGATTGCCCTTGATCCGGCCCGTGTCGTCATTGGCGGGGGATTGGCTACGGTGCATGAGGTCATCTTTCCGTATTTGAGGCAAAGCCTTAATTCTTTTGTACCGTTTCCGCCTGAATTAGTGACAGCGCATTTTGCACGGGATGCAGGATTGATGGGAGCGATTGCGTTGGCACTAGATGGAGCGCAAGCTGTTCAGGGGGGATAA
- a CDS encoding APC family permease, with protein MARTSQETPRFIRALGLFSATAVNMSQMVGIGPFITIPLILSAMGGPQAILGWIVGALLAMADGLVWSELGAAMPGTGGSYVYLREAYQYYSGKLVPFLFVWSTLLATPLIMSTGMIGMANYLGYFWHGMTPLDTKWVAAGITIVTVALLYRRIDSIARITQVLWGGMLLTVLMVIVAAATHFHPRLAFSYPPGAFALTPKFFAGLGAGLLIAIYDYLGYYTTAYLGDEVKNPGKVIPGSILLAILAVGVIDLSMNIGIIGVVPWHEAAKSNTIGTLFMEKAWGPTGATILALLILWTAFASVYTGLLGGSRLPYNAARDKLFFKSFGVLHPRLKFPYISLLVMGGFTAIFSFFSLSAIINALMAISIVVQFIGQVIALTLLRIKQPELHRPFRQWLYPLPSLVAFIGWIYVFVSSGWPAIRLALIWTVLGLIAFVVWAYYERVWPFHPLKDEVKEMYVTSSSAGAED; from the coding sequence ATGGCACGAACTAGCCAAGAGACCCCCCGTTTCATTCGCGCTCTCGGGTTGTTTTCAGCCACGGCGGTCAATATGTCGCAAATGGTGGGTATTGGGCCGTTTATTACTATTCCGCTGATCTTATCGGCAATGGGGGGCCCTCAAGCCATCCTGGGGTGGATTGTGGGAGCACTGTTAGCCATGGCTGATGGACTTGTGTGGAGCGAATTAGGGGCCGCAATGCCCGGTACCGGGGGATCGTATGTGTATTTGCGCGAAGCCTATCAATACTATAGTGGGAAATTGGTCCCGTTTCTTTTTGTGTGGTCGACATTGCTCGCGACCCCCTTGATTATGTCGACGGGAATGATCGGCATGGCAAATTATCTCGGGTACTTTTGGCATGGCATGACGCCCTTAGATACGAAATGGGTGGCTGCGGGCATCACGATTGTTACCGTAGCGTTGTTATATCGACGCATTGATTCTATCGCTCGCATTACACAGGTTCTCTGGGGTGGAATGCTTCTGACTGTCTTGATGGTGATTGTGGCGGCAGCCACACATTTTCATCCCCGCTTAGCATTTTCATACCCACCAGGAGCATTTGCTTTGACACCTAAATTCTTCGCAGGCTTAGGAGCGGGCCTATTGATTGCCATTTATGATTACTTAGGGTATTATACGACGGCTTATCTAGGGGATGAAGTGAAAAATCCTGGCAAAGTGATTCCGGGATCGATTCTTCTGGCCATTCTTGCCGTGGGCGTAATCGATTTGTCCATGAATATCGGCATCATTGGTGTCGTCCCGTGGCACGAAGCAGCGAAATCCAATACGATTGGCACTTTGTTTATGGAAAAAGCTTGGGGGCCCACCGGAGCCACCATTCTTGCGCTTCTCATCTTGTGGACGGCTTTTGCCTCGGTTTACACGGGACTTTTGGGGGGATCCCGTCTGCCCTATAACGCGGCTCGTGACAAACTCTTTTTTAAGAGTTTCGGCGTGCTGCATCCGCGCCTTAAATTTCCGTATATTTCCTTATTAGTAATGGGAGGATTCACGGCGATTTTCAGCTTTTTCAGTCTGTCTGCCATCATTAATGCATTGATGGCGATTTCGATTGTAGTGCAATTTATTGGGCAAGTGATTGCCCTGACCCTCCTTCGAATCAAACAACCTGAGCTACATCGTCCGTTCCGTCAATGGCTGTATCCTCTGCCAAGTCTGGTGGCCTTTATCGGGTGGATCTATGTGTTTGTCTCGTCGGGCTGGCCCGCGATTCGTCTGGCCCTCATATGGACAGTGCTTGGTTTGATCGCCTTTGTTGTGTGGGCCTATTATGAACGCGTGTGGCCTTTTCATCCTCTAAAGGACGAAGTGAAAGAAATGTATGTGACCTCCTCATCAGCCGGAGCGGAAGACTGA
- a CDS encoding carbohydrate ABC transporter permease: MSVWALLGLFPLYWLFDTALSSPQAFVSIPPRIVPFPWTWQNFVYLFHSAPIWRWFGNSLFVSTVVTLGNLVFDAMAAYAFSKGRFRGRDTLFWVVLSTMMIPAEATLVPQFFVMSRLHLLNTYWALILPALGRVWGVFLLRQYMQTLSTEFFDAARVDGAGEWTVFWKLVVPLSTPALGALGLLTFVANWNDFIWPLIALNSTQLFTLPVGLSTLQQQYYTNYGYVLAGGVITAIPTILIFLLGQRFFVRGLTTGGIKN; this comes from the coding sequence GTGAGTGTTTGGGCCCTCTTAGGATTGTTTCCCTTATATTGGTTGTTCGATACCGCTTTGTCTTCCCCGCAGGCGTTTGTGAGCATTCCGCCCCGGATAGTGCCATTTCCATGGACGTGGCAGAATTTTGTGTATCTTTTTCACTCCGCGCCTATTTGGCGCTGGTTTGGCAATAGCTTATTCGTGTCAACAGTGGTGACCCTAGGCAATTTGGTCTTCGATGCGATGGCAGCCTATGCGTTTTCCAAAGGCCGCTTCCGTGGGCGTGATACCCTATTTTGGGTGGTGTTGAGCACCATGATGATTCCCGCCGAAGCCACCTTGGTTCCCCAATTTTTTGTGATGAGTCGACTGCACCTGTTGAATACGTACTGGGCCCTCATTTTACCGGCTCTGGGTCGGGTGTGGGGCGTGTTTCTCTTGCGGCAATACATGCAGACGCTGTCCACTGAGTTTTTTGATGCGGCCCGAGTGGATGGAGCTGGCGAGTGGACGGTGTTTTGGAAACTCGTTGTCCCCTTAAGCACGCCGGCCTTAGGCGCATTGGGTCTCCTCACATTTGTGGCCAATTGGAATGATTTTATCTGGCCTCTGATTGCTTTGAATTCCACGCAACTGTTTACTTTGCCGGTTGGATTATCCACCTTACAGCAACAATATTACACCAACTATGGCTATGTTTTAGCCGGTGGGGTCATTACAGCCATTCCGACGATCCTGATCTTTTTATTGGGACAACGGTTCTTCGTGCGGGGATTAACCACCGGCGGCATTAAAAATTGA
- a CDS encoding SIS domain-containing protein yields the protein MRGTQVYHLIHHQAEAWHATLPWAQPLPFSGPYIFSGSGSSYYLAQTAAHFARFLGLEARAVASTDILLEPEIALRGTGCLIIISRSGTTSEALWALQAAREADWRTVAVTCHPDSPLAAHAEHLILSPEGEDATIVMVQSFSSMLFILQQVLQLTATVSRVSEELVAAVDDMVQQAEAVIPPLLAAHPPRRLYVLGSGVRYGIAQEGALKAQEMSNQCAMAYAPMEFRHGPWGSITPDDLIVVLGQTRHRSHERTVVRDIAHRQGQVLVIAQPDWHHSGADYSAIQLPASCPDVALGPLAVIPLQYLAWQWTLLVNKDPDHPVNITQVVELDHDDFAP from the coding sequence ATGCGCGGTACACAGGTTTATCACCTGATTCACCATCAAGCCGAGGCCTGGCACGCCACCTTACCGTGGGCACAGCCCTTGCCGTTTTCTGGCCCCTATATCTTCAGCGGCAGCGGATCGTCCTATTATCTTGCGCAAACCGCGGCTCACTTTGCGCGGTTCTTAGGATTAGAGGCGCGCGCCGTCGCCTCCACGGACATTCTCTTAGAACCGGAAATTGCTTTACGCGGGACGGGGTGCCTGATCATCATTTCGCGGTCCGGAACCACATCCGAAGCTCTGTGGGCACTGCAGGCTGCACGGGAAGCCGACTGGCGAACCGTGGCCGTCACGTGCCACCCTGACAGTCCCTTGGCTGCGCACGCCGAACATCTCATCCTATCCCCGGAGGGGGAGGATGCAACCATCGTCATGGTGCAATCCTTTAGCAGTATGCTCTTTATCCTCCAACAGGTCTTGCAGTTAACCGCGACCGTCTCACGAGTATCGGAGGAGTTGGTCGCTGCCGTAGACGACATGGTGCAGCAAGCCGAAGCGGTTATCCCGCCCCTGCTGGCCGCACATCCTCCCCGTCGACTCTATGTGCTGGGCAGCGGGGTGCGCTATGGTATTGCCCAAGAAGGCGCCTTGAAGGCCCAAGAAATGTCGAATCAGTGTGCCATGGCCTATGCACCGATGGAGTTTCGTCATGGACCCTGGGGCAGCATCACCCCCGACGATCTGATTGTCGTCTTGGGCCAAACACGCCATCGATCCCATGAACGCACCGTCGTGCGTGATATCGCGCATCGGCAAGGCCAAGTGCTTGTGATTGCGCAGCCCGACTGGCATCATTCGGGGGCAGACTATTCAGCTATCCAGCTCCCGGCCTCCTGTCCCGATGTGGCCCTAGGCCCGTTAGCCGTGATTCCGTTGCAGTATTTAGCCTGGCAGTGGACTCTGCTGGTCAACAAAGACCCGGATCACCCGGTCAATATTACCCAGGTGGTGGAATTAGACCATGATGACTTCGCCCCGTGA
- a CDS encoding extracellular solute-binding protein — MGKARVIGTCALAGMLAACGTSPPSSTATGTFHGTITLWAFPGTPTPHHPNGFGWYKAMIAAFEKMHPGVKIQLTEIPWSEGTVKLETAVAAGDYPDVAPGGGTLPQFIQDGVIEPINPYLGHYASQLYPRVVKAATFHGKMYYWPSVQTATVLYLNKTYFAERHVPLPRNGMWTWNEFVHDLQRLTFVQKNGQKVYGFGVNLQPGNSLSYGILLSDGAHLLNSSLTQYTFDGPQAVSGVEKLTSLVQKYHVAPKSIASDSAKTVWENFLQGKYAVTAYYADFLNKKSIAAKSAQIPFPYAVANYPIGALGHPITIGDIAGYTVYKQSNPSQLRMSMLFAKFLSDPAEWPAAIQRKYMSIGGGAYPVGPQDAAIQAQYFRNADYDEVLHNNLRFFQLNPPLTPAWPKLQKALDAQLQLIVLGQESPQQGLSQVKRQMAGIIK; from the coding sequence ATGGGTAAGGCACGGGTCATAGGAACATGCGCATTGGCGGGAATGTTAGCGGCATGTGGCACTTCTCCGCCCTCGTCAACCGCCACGGGCACCTTTCACGGTACGATTACACTGTGGGCGTTTCCGGGCACACCAACGCCGCACCATCCCAATGGCTTCGGATGGTATAAAGCGATGATTGCTGCATTTGAAAAAATGCACCCCGGTGTGAAAATTCAACTGACTGAAATCCCGTGGTCCGAAGGAACTGTGAAATTGGAAACTGCGGTCGCTGCCGGGGACTACCCGGATGTTGCCCCAGGTGGCGGGACATTGCCCCAGTTTATTCAAGATGGGGTGATTGAACCCATTAACCCTTATTTAGGACATTATGCGAGTCAACTGTATCCTCGCGTCGTCAAGGCCGCCACATTTCATGGCAAGATGTATTATTGGCCATCGGTGCAAACAGCAACGGTGTTGTACTTAAACAAAACCTACTTTGCCGAACGGCATGTGCCATTACCGCGTAACGGAATGTGGACATGGAATGAGTTTGTTCACGATTTGCAACGGTTGACCTTCGTGCAAAAAAATGGCCAAAAAGTGTACGGATTCGGTGTCAATTTACAGCCGGGTAATTCGTTGTCATACGGCATTCTCTTATCGGATGGTGCCCACCTATTGAATTCATCGTTAACGCAATACACGTTTGACGGGCCTCAAGCCGTAAGTGGAGTCGAAAAATTGACGTCGCTGGTTCAAAAATATCATGTAGCCCCGAAATCCATTGCGTCGGATTCCGCCAAAACTGTGTGGGAGAATTTTTTGCAGGGTAAATACGCTGTCACAGCCTATTATGCAGACTTTTTAAACAAGAAGAGCATTGCGGCGAAATCAGCGCAGATTCCCTTTCCGTATGCGGTGGCCAATTATCCCATTGGTGCACTAGGACATCCTATTACCATTGGCGATATTGCTGGATACACCGTGTATAAACAGAGCAACCCGAGTCAGTTGCGGATGTCGATGTTATTTGCTAAATTTCTCTCCGACCCCGCAGAGTGGCCGGCCGCGATTCAACGGAAATACATGAGTATCGGGGGCGGGGCTTACCCGGTAGGCCCCCAGGATGCCGCGATACAAGCCCAATATTTTCGCAACGCGGACTATGACGAAGTGCTTCATAACAACTTGCGCTTTTTCCAGTTAAATCCACCATTAACCCCTGCATGGCCTAAACTGCAAAAGGCCTTGGATGCTCAACTGCAGTTGATCGTTCTCGGACAGGAATCTCCCCAACAAGGGCTCAGCCAAGTTAAACGGCAAATGGCAGGGATCATTAAATGA
- a CDS encoding DeoR/GlpR family DNA-binding transcription regulator, which yields MMTSPRDLPKNARERQRAILSRLKQTGTVTVQELAETFSCSLATIRRDIHDLMQREPQIRRYHGAIGLDLQDIEQRFQDKTALFPEEKDDLAALVVEWLPEGAVIGLNGGTTTTRVATQLAKNPKGLTVVTNAINIAYQLAQTDIPVVVVGGDLRPYNYETTGSMALQGLAGLHLDWAILGANGIHPRIGITTTASEEAVLGQGFRRAADHVLIVADHSKIHRNALYRMLEWTDIDYMATGLQAASVLQEWPVMPDPTVNAAHTVGIWQTLVREDPS from the coding sequence ATGATGACTTCGCCCCGTGACCTCCCGAAAAACGCCCGGGAACGTCAACGCGCCATTTTGTCACGGCTCAAGCAAACCGGAACCGTCACGGTGCAAGAATTGGCCGAAACGTTTTCCTGTTCGCTCGCCACCATTCGGCGGGATATTCACGACCTGATGCAACGCGAACCCCAGATTCGGCGGTACCATGGGGCCATCGGTCTAGACCTGCAGGATATCGAACAACGCTTTCAGGATAAAACGGCCTTATTTCCCGAAGAGAAAGACGATCTGGCCGCTCTCGTCGTGGAATGGCTTCCCGAGGGTGCCGTGATTGGCTTGAACGGGGGCACCACCACAACGCGTGTGGCCACACAACTGGCCAAGAATCCCAAAGGACTCACGGTGGTTACCAATGCCATTAACATTGCCTACCAATTAGCCCAAACGGATATTCCAGTTGTGGTCGTGGGCGGTGATTTACGTCCCTACAACTATGAAACCACCGGGTCGATGGCCCTCCAAGGTCTGGCCGGCCTTCATCTCGATTGGGCCATCCTCGGGGCCAATGGCATCCATCCGCGCATTGGCATCACCACGACGGCCAGTGAGGAAGCGGTGTTGGGGCAAGGATTTCGCCGGGCAGCCGATCACGTGCTCATTGTAGCCGATCATAGCAAAATCCACCGCAACGCGCTTTACCGGATGCTGGAGTGGACCGACATCGACTATATGGCCACGGGGCTCCAAGCAGCGTCCGTGCTTCAGGAGTGGCCCGTGATGCCGGATCCGACCGTCAATGCAGCCCATACGGTTGGAATCTGGCAAACCCTCGTGCGGGAGGATCCCTCATGA